The following are from one region of the Halosolutus amylolyticus genome:
- a CDS encoding 4Fe-4S ferredoxin N-terminal domain-containing protein, whose translation MSSNEDGDSGDEPFHPLGEEWQDELEATLEDTEYDTDLGLEMAEDAMKVTKGELSEEAFHDRYHEDVLAEFGEDERPIESGEGGRFDEALSRVGVGEESRRDVMKKMGAGAGAVGLGAWGTAESGGEPSLAATQEDEEGGEAGGHGEGTQWGMTLDLERCDGCLACVTACAEEHNWDQGANWMYILDFEDSTPGGRNRLIRPCQHCTDAPCEKVCPTTARHTRDSDGLVLTDYDVCIGCRYCQVACPYGVNYFQWDEPDVPASEIDEEHMIDERGRWVSSRSPRGTMQKCTFCATRQDGTKGEEMVGTTACEDACPPQAINFGDMNDPESVPQQYLENVGRSRAAEMVQGQSPNRDEIEEAYAFVEGDVDLLEMSFVPGEWDQEQIEAVQYVDGEVEASELQYVIDAEEEDDPEAAADEASREIVRGIVEDPVTEAVGEDGADDEVEAVVDALVGEGSESDADSDALSAAEDQLDAVLDDSEAAIEDAVDRYESREITPAEVEEALAILEDGEANPVSDAGITDEEQAEQVIEAYTDGRNSSFRLLEDIGTHPNIVYIGNEPGPEAEQVEGPVAYDDVGQTDDRKEVLDDGTVDFGSLT comes from the coding sequence ATGAGTTCGAACGAGGACGGGGACTCGGGGGACGAACCGTTCCATCCGCTCGGAGAAGAATGGCAGGACGAACTCGAGGCGACCCTCGAGGACACCGAGTACGACACGGATCTCGGCCTCGAGATGGCCGAAGACGCCATGAAGGTGACGAAGGGGGAACTGTCGGAGGAAGCGTTCCACGATCGGTACCACGAGGACGTGCTGGCCGAGTTCGGCGAGGACGAGCGCCCGATCGAATCCGGGGAGGGAGGCCGGTTCGACGAGGCGCTGTCGCGAGTCGGGGTCGGCGAGGAGTCGCGTCGCGACGTGATGAAGAAGATGGGGGCCGGCGCCGGTGCGGTCGGACTGGGTGCCTGGGGGACCGCGGAATCGGGCGGCGAACCGTCACTCGCGGCCACACAGGAGGACGAGGAGGGTGGCGAAGCGGGCGGTCACGGCGAGGGAACCCAGTGGGGGATGACCCTCGACCTGGAGCGGTGTGACGGCTGTCTCGCCTGCGTCACCGCCTGTGCGGAGGAGCACAACTGGGACCAGGGCGCGAACTGGATGTACATCCTCGATTTCGAGGACAGCACGCCCGGGGGTCGAAATCGTCTCATTCGGCCCTGCCAGCACTGTACCGACGCGCCGTGTGAGAAGGTGTGCCCGACGACGGCCAGACACACCCGAGATTCGGACGGACTCGTGCTGACCGACTACGACGTCTGCATCGGCTGTCGGTACTGTCAGGTCGCGTGTCCCTACGGCGTCAACTACTTCCAGTGGGACGAACCGGACGTACCGGCAAGCGAAATCGACGAGGAACACATGATCGACGAACGCGGCCGGTGGGTCAGCAGCCGCAGTCCGCGAGGCACCATGCAGAAGTGTACGTTCTGTGCCACCCGCCAGGACGGCACCAAAGGCGAGGAGATGGTCGGAACGACGGCCTGTGAAGACGCCTGTCCGCCCCAGGCGATCAACTTCGGCGACATGAACGATCCCGAGAGCGTCCCACAGCAGTACCTCGAGAACGTCGGCCGATCGCGGGCGGCGGAGATGGTCCAGGGACAGAGCCCCAACAGGGACGAGATCGAAGAAGCCTACGCGTTCGTGGAGGGGGACGTCGACCTGCTCGAGATGTCGTTCGTCCCCGGGGAGTGGGACCAGGAGCAGATCGAGGCCGTCCAGTACGTCGACGGTGAGGTCGAGGCGAGCGAGTTGCAGTACGTGATCGACGCCGAGGAGGAAGACGACCCCGAAGCCGCGGCGGACGAGGCCTCCAGGGAGATCGTTCGGGGCATCGTCGAGGACCCCGTTACGGAAGCCGTCGGCGAGGACGGAGCGGACGACGAGGTCGAGGCGGTAGTCGACGCCCTGGTCGGAGAGGGGAGTGAAAGCGACGCCGACTCGGACGCGCTCTCGGCCGCCGAAGACCAGCTGGATGCGGTACTCGACGACTCGGAGGCGGCGATCGAGGACGCCGTCGATCGGTACGAGAGCCGGGAGATCACGCCGGCGGAAGTCGAAGAGGCCCTCGCCATCCTCGAGGACGGCGAAGCGAACCCGGTATCGGACGCCGGAATCACCGACGAGGAGCAGGCCGAGCAGGTCATCGAGGCCTACACCGACGGTCGGAATTCGTCGTTTCGACTCCTCGAGGACATCGGGACCCACCCGAACATCGTCTACATCGGCAACGAACCGGGACCGGAGGCCGAGCAGGTCGAGGGGCCGGTCGCCTACGACGACGTCGGCCAGACCGACGACCGCAAGGAGGTCCTCGACGATGGGACGGTCGATTTCGGGTCGCTCACGTGA
- a CDS encoding succinylglutamate desuccinylase/aspartoacylase family protein, translated as MKSAGTLSVLASATTVGIPNAPSESPLTRETSSTSRPDDSLRDVLSQLGPRRTLMADTRYESGVYVVEGRSSTGTDPTAVVVAGQHGIEPAGWLTAMQLTGLTLETGRLVVIPFANPPAIVQGRYQTSDGNMNRQFPPGEAPTLDAAAAIWREIRRHEPDVMLDLHSSHGIYASGVNSGVGQVVFPTAAGRDTAVSATKWVNDEFVSPSTYGPEYEFAIGTVQGKEDRPLLTHKVGHDLDVPGYLVEVTREGTTLSDRLAWQTAMATKLLAEHGVTPATA; from the coding sequence GTGAAGTCTGCCGGCACGCTGTCAGTGCTCGCCAGCGCCACGACTGTCGGAATCCCGAACGCCCCTTCCGAATCACCGCTGACCCGTGAGACCAGTTCGACGAGTCGCCCCGACGACTCGCTTCGCGACGTCCTCTCACAGTTGGGCCCGCGTCGTACACTCATGGCGGACACCCGCTACGAGAGTGGGGTGTACGTCGTCGAGGGCCGATCGTCGACCGGCACAGACCCGACGGCAGTCGTCGTCGCGGGGCAACACGGTATCGAACCGGCAGGCTGGCTCACCGCGATGCAACTCACCGGGCTCACGCTCGAGACCGGCAGACTGGTCGTGATTCCGTTCGCGAACCCGCCCGCGATCGTCCAGGGTCGCTACCAGACGAGCGACGGCAATATGAACCGACAGTTTCCACCCGGCGAAGCGCCGACGCTCGACGCGGCAGCGGCGATCTGGCGCGAGATTCGGCGTCACGAGCCGGACGTGATGCTGGATCTCCACTCCTCACACGGCATCTACGCGTCGGGCGTAAACAGCGGCGTCGGACAGGTCGTCTTCCCGACTGCAGCCGGTCGCGACACCGCGGTTAGCGCTACTAAATGGGTGAACGACGAATTCGTCTCGCCGTCTACCTACGGCCCGGAATACGAGTTCGCGATCGGCACCGTTCAGGGCAAGGAGGACCGACCCCTCCTCACGCACAAGGTCGGTCACGACCTCGACGTGCCGGGCTACCTCGTCGAAGTCACACGGGAGGGGACGACGCTCTCGGATCGGCTCGCCTGGCAGACCGCGATGGCGACGAAACTGCTGGCCGAGCACGGGGTGACGCCGGCGACGGCGTAA
- a CDS encoding right-handed parallel beta-helix repeat-containing protein, which produces MNGDRQHDRSEAANRGLTRRSYVRLAGTLGVGSGITASQATGSDGADVAGAAPGEDASRQGLTVTDSGAAVSEGVTHLDFAGSLSPVSPDDGGGETRRVRIQPQDDSSSPAIVNVRDDLGVEPQGDDVWGAIVDHYQSFSPTERNHRYVIPPGEWHVETDNVHFDAHEYLGIVGDPFATLRVTDQDVDRLMTVGRIDDSLPHAQRTVMKDLQVDIRGEYDAGIGRWYTYTFGLIENVSMRGRRDRRNPDFGGDRHTIMVDGRQFTTTNIIRGCHLNNGDTHYDRDTHVGHAIPFSSEIYNRGTNFWEGCQVTGYVDNGFYVSNNAGRNIIRGCHARDCAGAAIRIGANDYVQNCRITMTEQPGYPWSGLWLENGGGQVVDGVTIRNTVEKNTEIIRLTQDGPARLSGVHITDEGGNGRAIRVADNDDARTVFEGCTITDRTSPSVSDYAVYVRSSNVVFTDCEYDLDSQTDQDRHGFFVSRRGTDVDRLVLHNSDIDADDASLRFGESGRAHNIENAVFDGLVMSDPGTALADVLWVGNRHQGDTVFRGERSNWKGDFNFGFTL; this is translated from the coding sequence ATGAACGGTGATCGACAGCACGATCGATCGGAGGCGGCGAATCGAGGACTAACGCGACGCTCGTACGTCCGACTGGCCGGCACACTCGGCGTCGGCAGCGGAATCACGGCCTCGCAGGCGACGGGTTCGGACGGGGCCGACGTCGCTGGCGCGGCCCCAGGCGAGGACGCCAGCCGACAGGGACTCACCGTCACCGATTCGGGTGCGGCCGTGAGCGAGGGAGTCACACACCTCGACTTCGCCGGGTCGCTCTCGCCGGTCAGTCCCGACGACGGTGGCGGCGAGACCCGGCGCGTGCGGATTCAACCACAGGACGACTCGTCCTCACCGGCGATCGTCAACGTGCGGGACGACCTCGGCGTCGAACCACAGGGAGACGACGTCTGGGGTGCGATCGTCGACCACTACCAGTCGTTCAGTCCGACGGAGCGGAACCACCGCTACGTGATCCCACCCGGGGAGTGGCACGTCGAGACCGACAACGTTCACTTCGACGCCCACGAGTATCTCGGCATCGTCGGCGACCCGTTCGCGACCCTCAGGGTCACCGACCAGGACGTCGATCGACTGATGACCGTCGGACGGATCGACGACTCGCTCCCGCACGCCCAGCGGACGGTGATGAAAGACCTCCAGGTCGACATCCGCGGCGAGTACGACGCGGGGATCGGCCGCTGGTACACCTACACGTTCGGATTGATCGAGAACGTCTCGATGCGCGGCCGACGGGACAGGCGCAACCCCGACTTCGGCGGTGATCGCCACACGATCATGGTCGACGGGCGGCAGTTCACGACGACGAACATCATCCGCGGCTGTCACCTGAACAACGGCGACACCCACTACGACCGCGACACCCACGTCGGGCACGCGATCCCATTCAGTTCGGAGATCTACAATCGCGGGACGAACTTCTGGGAGGGGTGCCAGGTGACGGGCTACGTCGACAACGGGTTCTACGTGTCGAACAACGCCGGACGCAACATCATTCGGGGCTGTCACGCACGCGACTGCGCCGGCGCGGCGATCCGCATCGGCGCCAACGACTACGTCCAGAACTGCCGCATCACGATGACCGAACAGCCGGGGTACCCGTGGTCCGGTCTCTGGCTCGAGAACGGCGGCGGTCAGGTCGTCGACGGGGTCACCATCCGGAACACGGTCGAGAAGAACACCGAGATCATCCGCCTGACCCAGGACGGCCCGGCGCGGCTGTCGGGCGTCCACATCACTGACGAGGGAGGCAACGGGCGCGCGATCCGCGTCGCCGACAACGACGACGCGCGCACGGTGTTCGAAGGCTGTACGATCACCGATCGAACCAGTCCGAGCGTCTCCGACTACGCGGTGTACGTCCGCTCGTCGAACGTCGTCTTCACGGACTGCGAGTACGACCTCGACTCCCAGACGGACCAGGATCGCCACGGCTTCTTCGTCAGTCGACGGGGCACCGACGTCGACCGACTCGTCCTGCACAACAGCGACATCGACGCCGACGATGCGAGTCTCCGGTTCGGCGAGAGCGGGCGGGCACACAACATCGAGAACGCCGTCTTCGACGGCCTCGTGATGAGCGACCCCGGTACCGCGCTCGCCGACGTACTCTGGGTCGGCAACCGCCACCAGGGAGACACCGTCTTCCGCGGGGAGCGATCGAACTGGAAGGGCGACTTCAACTTCGGGTTCACCCTCTGA
- a CDS encoding (R)-citramalate synthase, translated as MPVHHSTEQTIPSDRTVRLLDTTLRDGEQAPGVSLSPDEKVEIARALERAGVAVIEAGSACTGAGERQAISRVTDLDLDARVTSFCRGMRTDVDLALDCDVDGIHLVVPSSDRHVEDKVGTSRKDNLAKTAELVEYAGDHDLWVEVIGEDGSRADLDYLEDLMGTALDAGADRTCFADTVGHTGPERTAEAVSRLADLGPVSAHTHDDLGLGVANALSAVSAGADLVHCTVNGLGERAGNVALEEVAIALAHVYDVETLELEELYDLAQIVSRATGVQLPPNKAVIGENAFTHESGIHTDGTLKDDKMYEPYAPETVGRERRLALGKHTGRAGVAATLEEHGVDASGDEVAAIANRVTELGDRGRRVTDADLLAIAEDVTGDDRERVVELLDLTATSGGAVPTASIRLDVDGEERVASGTGSGPVDAAVSAVREALGSAADAELESYHVDAVTGGTDAVVTVEVTMARNDRSVTVARSEADITRASVEAMVDALDRLLATDAQPLAPADD; from the coding sequence TTGCCTGTACATCACTCCACCGAGCAGACGATTCCATCCGATCGTACCGTCCGCCTTCTCGATACGACGCTTCGCGACGGCGAACAAGCGCCGGGTGTCTCGCTTTCACCCGACGAAAAAGTCGAAATCGCCCGTGCGCTAGAGCGCGCCGGCGTCGCCGTCATCGAGGCCGGAAGCGCCTGCACCGGCGCGGGCGAACGGCAGGCGATCTCCCGGGTCACCGATCTCGATCTCGACGCGCGCGTGACCAGTTTCTGCCGCGGGATGCGGACCGACGTCGACCTCGCGCTCGACTGTGACGTCGACGGGATCCACCTCGTCGTCCCCTCGAGCGACCGCCACGTCGAGGACAAGGTCGGCACTTCCCGGAAGGACAATCTCGCGAAAACTGCCGAACTCGTGGAGTACGCTGGCGACCACGACCTCTGGGTCGAGGTCATCGGCGAGGACGGCTCCCGGGCCGACCTCGATTACCTCGAGGACCTCATGGGGACCGCCCTCGACGCCGGGGCCGATCGAACCTGTTTCGCCGACACGGTGGGCCACACGGGCCCCGAGCGGACCGCCGAAGCGGTCTCCCGGCTCGCGGACCTCGGCCCGGTCAGCGCCCACACCCACGACGACCTCGGACTGGGCGTCGCGAACGCGCTCTCGGCCGTCTCGGCCGGTGCCGACCTCGTTCACTGCACCGTCAACGGCCTCGGCGAACGCGCCGGCAACGTCGCCCTAGAGGAGGTCGCGATCGCGCTCGCCCACGTCTACGACGTCGAGACGCTCGAACTCGAGGAACTGTACGACCTCGCACAGATCGTCTCGCGGGCGACCGGCGTCCAGCTCCCGCCGAACAAGGCCGTCATCGGGGAGAACGCCTTCACCCACGAGAGCGGGATCCACACCGACGGCACGCTCAAGGACGACAAGATGTACGAGCCCTACGCGCCCGAGACCGTCGGCCGCGAACGCCGACTCGCGCTCGGGAAACACACGGGCCGTGCCGGCGTCGCGGCGACGCTCGAGGAACACGGCGTCGACGCCAGCGGCGACGAGGTCGCCGCGATCGCGAACCGCGTCACCGAACTCGGCGATCGGGGCCGCCGGGTCACGGACGCCGACCTGCTGGCGATCGCCGAGGACGTCACCGGCGACGATCGCGAGCGCGTCGTCGAACTGCTGGACCTCACGGCGACGAGCGGCGGGGCCGTCCCCACGGCGAGCATCCGCCTCGACGTCGACGGCGAGGAGCGCGTCGCCAGCGGCACCGGCTCCGGCCCCGTCGACGCCGCCGTCTCCGCCGTCCGCGAGGCGCTCGGCTCCGCGGCCGACGCGGAACTGGAGTCCTACCACGTCGACGCGGTCACCGGCGGCACGGACGCCGTCGTCACCGTCGAAGTGACGATGGCGCGAAACGATCGCTCGGTCACCGTCGCCCGGAGCGAGGCCGACATCACCCGCGCGAGCGTCGAGGCGATGGTCGACGCGCTCGACCGATTGCTGGCGACGGACGCACAGCCCCTCGCGCCGGCCGACGACTGA
- the hpt gene encoding hypoxanthine/guanine phosphoribosyltransferase — translation MDSTLEPLARSLRDAPVVDRDGYHYFVHGVTDGIPPVEPDVLRAIATGIRDRIDLAEVDKLVAPEAMGIHHATALSLATDLPFVVVRKRAYGFPEEIVVRGETGYSESDLYLNGVDAGDRVVLVDDVLSSGGTIEAVCDALEECGADLQDIVVVLRRVDGDHDLDRPVTSLLDVRVEDGELVIVD, via the coding sequence ATGGACTCCACGCTCGAGCCGCTGGCGCGATCGCTTCGCGACGCGCCGGTCGTCGATCGGGACGGTTATCACTACTTCGTCCACGGCGTCACCGACGGAATTCCGCCGGTCGAACCGGACGTCCTGCGAGCGATCGCGACCGGCATCCGTGACCGGATCGACCTCGCGGAGGTCGACAAGCTGGTCGCGCCCGAGGCGATGGGGATCCACCACGCCACCGCGCTCTCGCTCGCGACGGACCTCCCCTTCGTCGTCGTCCGCAAGCGGGCCTACGGCTTCCCCGAGGAGATCGTCGTCCGCGGGGAAACCGGCTACAGCGAGAGCGACCTCTACCTGAACGGGGTCGACGCGGGCGACCGCGTGGTGCTCGTCGACGACGTCCTCTCCTCCGGCGGGACGATCGAGGCCGTCTGTGACGCGCTGGAGGAGTGCGGGGCGGACCTGCAGGACATCGTCGTCGTCCTCCGGCGGGTCGACGGCGATCACGACCTCGATCGGCCGGTGACGAGCCTGCTCGACGTCCGCGTCGAGGACGGCGAACTGGTGATCGTCGACTGA
- a CDS encoding DUF192 domain-containing protein — translation MRLVHDPVGDDEEAVLATTIDVADSLWSQTRGLMFRRSLPDEYALVFEFGTARTRDVHMLFVPFPIDAVWIVDDEVRRVERLRPWRGFAREAADRIVELPAGAAANVETGDRLRLERPES, via the coding sequence GTGCGCCTGGTTCACGATCCGGTCGGGGACGACGAGGAGGCCGTCCTCGCGACGACCATCGACGTCGCGGACTCGCTCTGGAGCCAGACCCGCGGCCTCATGTTCCGCCGATCGCTCCCGGACGAGTACGCGCTGGTCTTCGAGTTCGGCACGGCCAGGACTCGCGACGTCCACATGTTGTTCGTCCCGTTCCCGATCGACGCGGTCTGGATCGTCGACGACGAGGTCCGGCGCGTCGAGCGGCTGCGACCGTGGCGGGGCTTCGCTCGCGAGGCGGCCGATCGGATCGTCGAGCTACCCGCCGGTGCGGCCGCGAACGTCGAGACCGGCGATCGCCTCCGCCTCGAGAGGCCGGAGTCCTGA
- a CDS encoding DUF7097 family protein: protein MEKTPKGTSVGVDDPYEFAGVCDYLTGEGKCRYAFDHYEHDPEFARERAQADYACPVVDPETDETWADCPHFRSRNRDRECVRCGLEAKRMAHSDERPLLEEHHLSYARDGDTLSHEITIYLCRWCHSKVHNSWARITDDAAPDPDAIATLEHRRSRELDEAGFESAAERYDDGSQNGRR from the coding sequence ATGGAGAAAACGCCGAAGGGAACCTCCGTCGGCGTCGACGATCCCTACGAGTTCGCCGGCGTCTGTGATTACCTGACGGGCGAGGGCAAATGCAGGTACGCCTTCGACCACTACGAGCACGACCCCGAGTTCGCCCGGGAACGCGCACAGGCGGACTACGCCTGTCCCGTCGTCGACCCCGAAACGGACGAGACGTGGGCCGACTGCCCGCACTTCCGGTCCCGGAACCGCGATCGCGAGTGCGTTCGCTGCGGTCTCGAGGCGAAGCGGATGGCGCACTCGGACGAGCGGCCGCTCCTCGAGGAACACCACCTCTCCTATGCTCGCGACGGCGACACCCTCTCCCACGAGATCACGATCTACCTCTGCCGGTGGTGTCACTCGAAGGTCCACAACTCCTGGGCCCGCATCACCGACGACGCCGCACCGGACCCGGACGCGATCGCGACGCTCGAACACCGTCGGAGCCGGGAACTCGACGAGGCGGGGTTCGAGTCGGCCGCGGAGCGGTACGACGACGGGAGCCAGAACGGACGCCGATGA
- a CDS encoding methyl-accepting chemotaxis protein: protein MKGSLRRLVPSVIRRSYALKFGIVLLLLALSVGAIGLVATAQITEDVEQNALDEYETVAVQEATTIDNWHQRNERLVSSNTKAPVMVDGTEDEIQSYLRQLKFELPADYVDIHYVDTTSGELVATTAISGDTLDDLDFPDTAGLEDVSTSDVERTEPYAIGGDTAVVSYYRGIEDVDDRALVVTVNLEERTSDIASSNSNATSTIVVDENGEIVADDEYLGSDLGSFQQSYQDDAGILEQAFGGDESGAITVDEPPSETLQDEPYDFAPGGYVAAYQQTDTGWAVLVHTSDEEAYGFVNTVNQFGTIATIAGVVLIGLVGAVIGRNTATSVDRLTGKVEEMEQGDLDVEFETNRIDNIGRLYDGFASMRDELKRQITEAEDARADAERERERVQQINDELQAAAAEYGDVMEGAADGDLTVRMDPDVSDNETMQAIATDFNEMLVEIETTIDQLNRFATDVATASEQVTASSEEVKVASQQVTESIQEISDGADEQYESLRSVDAEMNNLSTTTEEIAAASNEVADVAERTARTSRDGHEAVEDAIEACETLEEERESVVSEFDQLREEVDQVDDLIDRIAEIAEQTNMLALNANIEASRSAAGDDDGGFSAVASEVKELSQDVKVTAEEIDRRLEEIQVQTERSADEVDRTSEEIQHVNDLVTNAGSALEEIAEYAQETNDGVQSISATTEEQAASTQEVVAMVDEVGTIAEETTAEAQNVAASAEEQTSALTEVTASADDLSQQAVALSEALDRFETDADASSDAAAIESESVSTADATVGAADATDTSDAATGDDSATDPSNATRTETDDDEPDKTGTDETFTFGG from the coding sequence ATGAAGGGGAGCTTGCGTCGACTCGTTCCGTCGGTCATTCGGCGGAGTTATGCACTCAAATTCGGAATTGTACTGTTACTACTGGCTCTTTCCGTCGGTGCGATCGGGCTCGTCGCCACCGCACAGATTACCGAGGACGTCGAGCAGAACGCGCTCGATGAGTACGAAACCGTCGCCGTTCAGGAAGCGACGACGATCGATAACTGGCACCAGCGGAACGAACGGCTCGTTTCCTCGAACACGAAAGCGCCGGTGATGGTGGACGGGACCGAGGACGAAATCCAGTCGTACCTCAGGCAACTCAAGTTCGAACTCCCGGCCGATTACGTCGACATCCACTACGTCGACACGACCTCCGGCGAACTGGTCGCCACGACCGCGATCTCGGGCGACACCCTCGACGATCTCGACTTCCCGGACACCGCCGGTCTCGAGGACGTGTCCACGAGCGACGTCGAACGAACGGAGCCGTACGCGATCGGCGGCGATACCGCCGTGGTTTCGTACTACAGGGGGATCGAGGACGTCGACGACCGCGCACTCGTCGTCACGGTCAACCTGGAAGAACGAACGTCCGACATCGCCAGTTCCAACTCGAACGCGACGTCGACGATCGTCGTCGACGAGAACGGTGAGATCGTCGCCGACGACGAGTACCTGGGGTCGGACCTCGGCTCCTTCCAGCAGTCGTACCAGGACGACGCCGGTATCTTGGAGCAGGCGTTCGGCGGCGACGAGTCTGGGGCGATAACCGTCGACGAACCGCCGAGCGAGACGCTACAGGACGAGCCGTACGACTTCGCTCCCGGCGGATACGTCGCCGCGTATCAACAGACCGATACGGGCTGGGCCGTGCTGGTCCACACGTCGGACGAAGAAGCGTACGGGTTCGTCAATACCGTCAACCAGTTCGGGACGATCGCCACGATCGCCGGCGTCGTCCTGATCGGTCTCGTCGGCGCCGTCATCGGGCGAAACACGGCAACGTCGGTCGATCGTCTCACGGGGAAGGTCGAGGAGATGGAACAGGGCGACCTCGACGTGGAGTTCGAGACGAACCGGATCGACAACATCGGTCGCCTCTACGACGGGTTCGCGTCGATGCGCGACGAACTGAAACGGCAGATCACCGAGGCCGAGGACGCGAGAGCCGACGCGGAGCGCGAACGCGAGCGCGTCCAGCAGATAAACGACGAACTCCAGGCGGCCGCGGCCGAGTACGGTGACGTGATGGAGGGGGCGGCGGACGGCGACCTCACCGTTCGGATGGACCCGGACGTCTCGGACAACGAGACCATGCAGGCGATCGCCACGGACTTCAACGAGATGCTCGTCGAGATCGAGACGACAATCGACCAGTTGAACCGATTCGCGACCGACGTCGCGACGGCCAGCGAACAGGTCACCGCCTCGAGCGAGGAGGTCAAGGTCGCGAGCCAGCAGGTCACCGAGTCGATCCAGGAGATCTCCGACGGCGCGGACGAGCAGTACGAGTCACTGCGCTCCGTCGACGCCGAGATGAACAACCTCTCGACGACGACCGAGGAGATCGCCGCCGCCTCGAACGAAGTGGCCGACGTCGCCGAACGGACGGCGCGAACCAGTCGCGATGGCCACGAGGCGGTCGAGGACGCGATCGAGGCGTGTGAGACCCTCGAGGAGGAACGCGAATCCGTCGTCTCGGAGTTCGACCAACTCCGCGAGGAGGTCGACCAGGTCGACGACCTGATCGATCGGATCGCCGAGATCGCCGAGCAGACGAACATGCTCGCGCTGAACGCCAACATCGAGGCGTCCCGGTCCGCGGCGGGCGACGACGACGGCGGATTCAGCGCCGTCGCGTCGGAGGTCAAGGAACTCTCCCAGGACGTGAAAGTGACCGCCGAGGAGATCGATCGCAGACTCGAGGAGATCCAGGTGCAGACCGAGCGCTCGGCGGACGAGGTCGATCGGACGAGCGAGGAGATCCAGCACGTGAACGACCTCGTGACCAACGCCGGCAGCGCGCTCGAAGAGATCGCGGAGTACGCCCAGGAGACCAACGACGGGGTCCAGTCGATCTCGGCGACGACCGAGGAGCAGGCGGCCTCGACACAGGAGGTCGTCGCGATGGTCGACGAGGTCGGAACGATCGCCGAGGAGACGACGGCAGAAGCCCAGAACGTCGCCGCCTCCGCCGAGGAGCAGACCTCCGCACTGACGGAGGTGACCGCGTCGGCGGACGACCTGTCACAGCAGGCGGTGGCCCTCTCCGAAGCGCTCGATCGGTTCGAGACGGACGCCGACGCCAGTTCCGACGCGGCCGCGATCGAGAGCGAGAGCGTCTCGACCGCGGACGCGACCGTCGGTGCCGCCGACGCCACCGACACCTCTGACGCGGCTACAGGTGACGACAGCGCCACCGATCCGTCGAACGCGACGAGGACCGAGACAGACGACGACGAACCGGACAAAACGGGAACCGACGAGACGTTCACGTTCGGCGGCTGA
- a CDS encoding DUF5800 family protein: MTTLAFDDDGVDVVYEGTEFRLDRDLIEEAIEKPYHDVTDHEVLKIVAEQPNLQGEPRRVGDILD, from the coding sequence ATGACTACGCTCGCGTTCGACGACGACGGCGTCGACGTCGTCTACGAAGGAACCGAATTTCGCCTCGATCGTGACCTGATCGAGGAGGCGATCGAGAAACCGTACCACGACGTGACCGACCACGAGGTCCTGAAGATCGTCGCCGAACAGCCGAACCTGCAGGGAGAACCGCGGCGGGTCGGCGACATTCTCGACTGA